In the Channa argus isolate prfri chromosome 6, Channa argus male v1.0, whole genome shotgun sequence genome, gaggaggaacaAGCAGTCCCAGCGTCTGTATTTTGCCCGGAGAAGGCTCAGATACTCAGAAGAGACTTGCCTCCTCTTATTGTAGTCCGAAACCATCCTGATATACAGTCCATAGTGGAAGACAGGCCCAGCCCCACAGACAAGCCACGTGGTGAGAAATACTGATCATAATGGATTGATCAGCTATGAGTctaatatcaaaatatattaCTTATTCTTAAGCCATTCGGTTTCAGCATTCTCATGTATCATCTTTAACTTTCATCAGTATTCCATCATAGTTGGCTTTTATAAAATGCATTGATGAACAATGAAATTAAAGAAGACGTGCAGAATTCTCAGTAACTTCAGTATGTCATATTATTTCCAGGTGATACCCTTTTACAACAGAAGCTGCAGGAGTCTAACAGCCGGCTGTATTCTGATGTTGGACAGACACTACGTCAGGTTTATGGCAATGCCACCAGGGAGGTATGCTAATGTATTAAATGTACAAGATGTTTTTTctagtaaataataatatttgagCACCAAACATGTCATTCTTCAAAGAAGAAGTAGAAATGACCTGAAAAATATTGTAGTCAACGTGATAATCATCTATGTCGATGTGTAATTAAAGGTGCACGTTTTCTAATTATTGCAAGCCATAGgtgtattttgtatatttagataaaaatggaaacatcattTATTGAGCCCATCAATATAACATGCAACATTAACCAAACGACACTGCAACATATTGGTTGAAAGACCCTACCACTCCGTtcaatctgttttcatttacactgTTGCTTATAAGCACTTTAATCATATACTGAAAGCCCACATCCTCtatgacagcagctgcataTCTTTTTCTATAACCTCACAATACTTCAACTCTCGGTTTTGTCCTGTGTGAGTCTGCATGGAGAGGCTGTTTAAAGTCTGCTTGGAAAAGGAGTTTCTCTTTCCTGCCTGACTCTCTTCCCCCTGTGCTGTTAACCGACACACTGCAGTGAGGTCTTCTTGAATTATTTACCTTATTGAAAGTATTGTTGCTAGGATAAGCCACACGTGTTGGGCATTGCTTGCACACAACTAGCATTTTACTAATCCTTTCATTGTCATAGGTAAGGTAGCCTTTTTTTAAGACTGAGTGACAGCTGTGCTTCATCTCTGCCAACTACCCTGGTTGGTACCCTATTGGTACCAGGCATGAGGCTTTCTCCTAGTAAATGTGGTGAATGTTTTGACCTATTTTGACTAGTGAAACAAAGAGTCTGGGTTAAAGTCTGCTaaagtctttctttctttagcaGTTTGTACATTAGCttggtgctatataaacaaGATtgataaaattacatttaataatctAAAATGATATTTATACCACAAATACAACATTAACACATACTGTTGCACATTCACTTTATTAGTTACAGTTTCTTGCCACAACCCCAAGTCATATTTTCTAACCTTACCCCATCATCTTCAAGCTCCCCCATAAGCAGTTACAAGGCGTaatagttgaaatatctccctatGAAATGCGACAGCCCTTTAAGACTCCTATGTGTAATCAGAAAAAATACTTACCTTTATTTATATGCTGTGAATTTGAGTGTGCCTCTGAATGCACTCAGGTTATAGGGCTGCATAGCACTGCCACTTTGGCCTATCTTTGCTACTAAAGTCAACTGTAATGTGGGATAATACATAGTCCCTGAATTTAAATGGTCAGGTATTCAGTCTTGCGTTTGAACTGTTTGTCTTGTCTGAAAGGTCCGCAGTGCCACATCTCAGCTGAACACATCGCAGAGCGCCATCATCAATGcctcccacagcatcagattaATACTGGATGATCTGAAGGCTGTCTCAGAGAAGATTGACATTATCACTAGCTGTCAAATACTTCCAGATATTAACATcaatattacaaataattattCTGCTCCTGTACCTAACTAGTCACTActagttattaaaataaatatatcatgTTATCTCAACATCATTAAGAGTATGTTTTACTCAAACTGGAAAAATAGCTTTTTAGCTTCACTCCAGTGTTCATTTATCTGTCAGGTACTACTGCGTGGAGCTCAGGGCATATTTCTGGAAAGAGGCACAGTGGAAAACGATACTACAGTACAGGTTGCACCATTGTTTGTATTTCACATAGGAATTCATCTTTCTTGCTatcatttgtttatgttttttgtatgttaaaatgtttaattaattgtaATCAGCAATTTAAATTAACGTTTCTTTTACACCTGAAAACTTTTCCATTTGTGTctatatcatttttattattcatgttttattacaaatgcTGTAAACATTAACAAGGCCTGAAATTCCCCCTTAAAAGCTTCACATATGGAGGATTTATAAATTCGTGTGAGGAACCTACTTGCAAGCTACAGGTTTTATCTAATCTTATTCTTAACTCAGATTGTATTTCATTGCTCTCCTCCAATTTAAAGAATCCTTCTCCTCTCTTGATGCCATTTAAGTACCTTATAAAGATTTATGTCCTGTTACCTGTCTGTGTACTCATCTAGATTCATTCTTCAATCTTGACCCAGCCTAGTGTTCTGTGAATAACCCTTCGGTATGTTTGCCCGGTTTCTGCACAGACTGCCACCTGCTCTCATCATGTTCGTCACTGAAATTCAAACATCTGTGCAATGAGAACAGAGACAGTTTTCAGTGGCAGCATAATTGATGTTTATAACCTGCAGCTAACCTGAATATTAAAACAGATGGATTTTAATTCATTGTCAAAGGTTTGTGCTAAAGATGtttgatgtatttattaaatgcgaagaaataaaactttaactGGTAACCGGGATGTGAAAAAAGCTCTTGATTCTATAAGAGAGATTAAGACTTAGTCCACTCAAGAGTGATGCCTCTTGGCTAACAAACATTCATTGTCTTTACACACAGTGGTCTTGTGAAGCCTCTTTCTCCAATGGCTTGCTAAGACCAAACACATTGAAAACATCACATATCCCCAGCATCATGTAGAAAGAGGGAATGTGCATAGTGTGTTACCATTTAacattattgtaaataattGAGAGTGTTTGCCATCATTATAAGTGATTTACAGGAATAATTGAAATTCAGGCCCTGATTCAGTGTCTTTAGAGTTTCTCAGAAGCCAGAGCAGCTGGCAGCTGCCCTGATGATTCAGTGATGGGGCttagaatgaaaataaatgaaactatTCCAAAGCAGTTTCTCAATTGAAATGTATTGgttacaaatataaatgtattttcaaaaaaCAGGAATGTAAAATAGTGTTAGGAAACAACTATGCAGTATGAAACTAATGGTTGGCTATATTTAgcaatttttattgttttgtggtAAACtaatgttaattgtaaacaaacATATTGCAGACACAATTTCCAGACACATGTTCAAAGTTGGTTAAAGCACAGAAAATCATTGAAACATGCATTGTGCCCATTTCACAGAAAAGGACTTTAGCTTTGAAATCGTCTAATCACATTTAGAAGCACAACTACAAAAGTCGGTCAAATTAGACTGAATACCAGTAGATTATTTTCATCACTAACAGTTAATGCTGTCATGTTCGTGTTGCTCACTGCAGCATATCCTCTCCTTGGGGATTCTCCTTCCAAACATCACTTAGTTGGGTGCACCACTTTATCCTATCCAACAGCTTCACCAGAAAACCAAACATACAGTCTACAAGTCAAATAGGTGTGTAGATGTAGACCAGCACCACTACCAGCAGGTTAAGAATGGTGCCTACGATACCCACAACACCAAACATGTGGTCGGGGTCCACCTTGCATTGGGCTGAATCATAAGTGTCAGATTCAGCTGcctgaaagagacagagagatgattTATTTGGAAGAGCTTTTCTGCAAACAGTGTCTTGACATCTTTCAGCCACCAGAGAGTGCCATCATTACAGAGATTACTGTCAAAGCTGCTTGTGCAGAGCTCTGTCTGTTTTACACTATTCTATTTTTTCCACTCTTCTATTCTATTCAATCATTTGCATCTAAGATCATAACTGCACACATAGGCTTTAACCATGGACAAATATTACATACAGCAAGCACGTAAGGATATATGTAATCTGTGCACTGTTTCATGTctaattttatctttaaatcatttaaagatGCAAAATACTGGGGATATtctcttttattctgttttattatattCTGTTTTCCAGCTTGATTTGTGGTTAAATCCACATTTGCATACACTTGTTGCACCATAGAAGTGCAACATAATGTAGCTACAGTTTTAATACTAACATTAtaagttacagtatatttattcaGTACACCGAAAGACACATACTATTTTATTCTGCATGTtatcttattttcttttgttttgttttctcaactGCATATGTTATGTCTAATGtaatagaataaaatgtatatttattttatgtatagAAGCATAATAGATACAATACATATATAATGAtggaaatgtagaaaacataGTCATGAAAACTGTACTAACTACTGTGATGTTGCTCTAACTCCACACTGACAAGGgttttgataaatatttgtaCACTTAAAATTTGAATTACCTCTCTGCTGTGTCTCTTTCCACTGTTAGTCCTTGATTCGGTTGACATGGCTGACTCCATTTCTCCCCCTCCAAACTCACTAAGTACGCAGAAAACTACTTCAGGCTCAATCCTGCTGGTCCCACTGTTCACAGGGATGGTGAGTGCCAGGCACTGCTGGTAACCCTTCGAGTCGTCTGTGGCGTCTTTTCTCAGAGACTCACAGGTCTGTAATAAATGAGAGTGTAAAGACccactgttttgtttggttgtgtgtCTAATGGCACACACTGGTACACAAGGCCAAGAAGCTGCTCGGCCGCCCAGCCACTCTTTCTGTCAGGTTATGTGTAGTTGGCTCAAACTTCTGTCTGTGGCCAGGGGGTATGTTACCATGGGAGAGAAGAGGCCActtacttgtttgtgtgtgtactttgtgtatgtgttctCATTATTGCTATGCCTTTGAGTGAGATAGATGCAATTTGCATCTTTGAAGATTTGAATGGAAACAATTTGAAGGATCTCTGTGGAGCTAAAGGAAAACTTAATTGTACGTAAAACTACTAATTACTGCCATGTGAAACTACTTTAGGTTGTTTTAGGTAATTTGTTTCCCATTatcattattgtttattgttgagCTTAGAATTATCAAGCTAATAAGaagagatacacacacaaagtgcagtgctggtccatcCATCATGCTTAAAGCAGACAGTGTGTTTGCCATTTGAAAGCCTTAATAATAGAGTTCCACTGAGGCTTCATTATAGGCAACACTGAGAGGCAAAGGTGAGGGTCACAGTAAAGCTCCTTCAGGTCATTTGTCATCCAATACCAGAAGTTACGTCTGCTGAAATGATAAATTCACCTAATTAGCTTGTACAATGTATAGTGCAGCACTGAAGAGAAAGAAGCAACTAGAGCAGCAGCTCAACCATGGTGCTGTTAAGTCTTCCTAAAATCTTGCTGAATCTGTATAATAGTTTGAATTATATTGCAATGTATGCTCAGGGATTACCCAggtctttttccttttatagtGTAAAAGTAGCAGAACAAAGAGTGCGTAAAAGAAGTGATCAAGCATCACCAATACAATGAGACAAGAGGATGTGAGAATCTGTAATTTGATTGTGAGGGACCAATTTTCCACTTAATGAAGCATCCTTTCTTGCACCCTGGGTAGACTACATGGTGtgtggcttatcccgtgagttcagggtcgccacagcagatcattgtccacatgttgatttggcacagtttttacgccggatgcccttcctgacgcaaccctccccaatttctaccgggcttggaccggcactttACTGCTGGGGATGGtaaagggctgttaggggttcagtgtcttgcccagatgcacttcgacatatagccaggatcGGGGATCGAACCcatgaccctgtggttcgtggacgactgccttaccaactgagctttgtgtgtaataataataataataataataataataataataataataataataataataataataataataataataataataataataataataataataataataataataataataatgatgatgatgtcaaagTCTTAACAGGAATagaaatacatgtgtgtgtttgtcagtctaAACTGTATTAACGATACACAATTTGTATTTAGGGCAAACACAGGAAATACTGTGTTCACATTGAATCTttgacacatacacatagaacttgtgttactgtatatgatacattattttatacatataaaaatgtatacacaTATAGATACAACACTTATAACATAATCAGTTTTCTATTAAcagattttattataaaatgtgggCTAATATCAATGAAgtgatgtgatgttttgtttttgtaataagTTTGAAAGTGAAATGTGAATGACTTACAAACGCCCTTCTGCTTGTACATTTGGTGCATTTGGAGCAGTGTTTGGACCAGATTGATGTGGTTTGGACTTGTTCTGAGGAGAGACtatgaatatatcagtagaaggatgctgaggttggagctgccaggcaggaggtctagaggaagaccaaagaggagatttatggatgtcgTGAGAGAGAAGATGAAGTTAGTTGCTGTGAGAGAAgcggatgcagaggacagggttagatggaggcacgtgattcgctgtggtgacccctgaaagggaacagccgaaaggaaaaccAGGAGCAGCGTTGCAATAAATTGGCCATTTGTACTTGTGTGAGTTGGTGAACTTGTAATTGGGTTTCCAGGGCTTGTTGGTTTTTCCTTAGCTTTATGTAGGTCTGTGCATCTCAGCTGTTATTTTTTCATGTGAGGGCTGATGCAGTTATGCCTGCCAAGTGGATGTTAGCCTCTGACAAGCCAGTTTTCACACTCATCATCTAGAATTATGGAAATGTAGAttctcaaaaataaaatgattaaatttatgacattggcttttttttttctgcccatATCACTCTTTCAAAGTAgcttataaacaaacaaaaaatatttttcttcagaGTTAGGTGAACTTCTGAGGGAATCATTACACTCAACAGGCAAATAGGACATTAAATTAGTGTTTACATAAAACATCTTTCCTTGTTTCATTGACAGTGGCTTGAGGCTCAAAGCAAGGAATAGGGCTCATGCTTGAGCTGGCAAACTAACTAAAGACTAAAAGTGGAACACAGCAAACAATGGGAAAGGACTGTAAAGAAAGAAGTTCATGTTTGTGGTGCACAGAGAGCAAAGGGTAAGGGAGaacaggaagagaggaaaaagacacTTGATTATTAAATCATactacatttatacatttgagCTGCAGTCAGATCTGTGCGGTGGAGACTGTAGGCTGGTGTGTTCTGCATATGCATCTcttagtgttttgtgtgtgcacagagAGGGCAGCCACCCATATTAGCCAGGTCAGTGCCTGTCTCATGGGGTGCCTGAGGACACACTGTTAGTTTATCTGGCTGGCTGAGCATGGCTGCACAAAACAGCACAGGTCTGCCAGTGTAACTACACTACTTAAAAGAGCTCTGCTCTGTGGGTGATAACCCTGTTTTTGTACTGTTAATGCATTCAGGACACCATGGAATTAGGATGCATCCCTCTGACAAGGCAGAATAAACCCTCAGAGGAGCTAAAGGGAGAAACAGAGCTAAGCACTCAAGTATAATTTAGCTGATAATAAGTGTAAGTGTGAACATTCTAGACTAGATTTTAGCCTAAATTTGGCTATTGTAATACTgcctaaacatgaaaacatcatttgGAGGAAAGAGTCATCAGGGCAGCAAAATCAGGAAAATCAAAAGTATTACAAGTATGAAAATGGAAACTAGAAACATGATCTATTAA is a window encoding:
- the bloc1s3 gene encoding biogenesis of lysosome-related organelles complex 1 subunit 3 isoform X1; this encodes MSSKYQIVVQGEASETDSDDEVYITSLSDPQPPSIGTKVPGEAPETDSEDEEEQAVPASVFCPEKAQILRRDLPPLIVVRNHPDIQSIVEDRPSPTDKPRGDTLLQQKLQESNSRLYSDVGQTLRQVYGNATREVRSATSQLNTSQSAIINASHSIRLILDDLKAVSEKIDIITSCQILPDININITNNYSAPVPN
- the bloc1s3 gene encoding biogenesis of lysosome-related organelles complex 1 subunit 3 isoform X2 — protein: MTKCTSPLCLIHNLPLSELRLHVPGEAPETDSEDEEEQAVPASVFCPEKAQILRRDLPPLIVVRNHPDIQSIVEDRPSPTDKPRGDTLLQQKLQESNSRLYSDVGQTLRQVYGNATREVRSATSQLNTSQSAIINASHSIRLILDDLKAVSEKIDIITSCQILPDININITNNYSAPVPN